The following proteins come from a genomic window of Streptomyces sp. Sge12:
- a CDS encoding TIGR03619 family F420-dependent LLM class oxidoreductase — protein MRIATTIFLTDRTISPVRLAHSLEERGFSGLYLPEHTHIPVSRDTAAPMGGELPEMYGRTLDPFVALGQAAAVTERLHLGTGITLVAQHDPIDLAKQVATLDHLSHGRFTLGIGYGWNVEEAADHGVEWRTRRDLVRDRMALMRALWSPEPTAYVGQYCSVQASTAHPKPVQAPRELGPGAPLYGPRTLIGGAAGPKLFAAIADHADGWLPIGGGGLTESLPVLRQVWETAGRDPKSLQVVPYAVQPSPGKMSHYADLGIEEVVLQLPSASKPEVLRTLDQFAQYL, from the coding sequence ATGCGGATCGCCACGACCATCTTCCTCACCGACCGCACCATCTCCCCCGTCCGGCTGGCCCACAGCCTGGAGGAGCGCGGCTTCTCCGGCCTCTACCTCCCCGAACACACCCACATCCCGGTCTCCCGCGACACCGCCGCCCCCATGGGCGGCGAACTCCCCGAGATGTACGGGCGCACCCTCGACCCGTTCGTCGCCCTCGGCCAGGCCGCCGCCGTCACCGAGCGGCTGCACCTCGGCACCGGCATCACCCTCGTCGCCCAGCACGACCCGATCGACCTCGCCAAGCAGGTCGCCACCCTGGACCACCTCTCCCACGGCCGTTTCACCCTCGGCATCGGCTACGGCTGGAACGTCGAAGAGGCCGCCGACCACGGTGTCGAGTGGCGCACCCGCCGCGACCTGGTCCGCGACCGGATGGCGCTGATGCGCGCCCTGTGGTCCCCCGAACCCACGGCGTACGTCGGCCAGTACTGCTCCGTCCAGGCCAGCACGGCCCACCCCAAGCCGGTCCAGGCCCCGCGCGAACTCGGCCCCGGCGCACCGCTGTACGGCCCGCGCACCTTGATCGGCGGTGCGGCCGGCCCGAAGCTCTTCGCCGCCATCGCCGACCACGCCGACGGCTGGCTGCCGATCGGCGGCGGCGGCCTCACGGAGTCCCTGCCGGTGCTGCGCCAGGTCTGGGAGACGGCCGGGCGGGACCCGAAGTCCCTCCAGGTGGTTCCGTACGCCGTGCAGCCCTCCCCCGGCAAGATGAGCCACTACGCCGATCTCGGCATCGAGGAGGTCGTCCTCCAACTGCCCTCTGCGTCGAAGCCCGAAGTCCTGCGCACCCTGGACCAGTTCGCCCAGTACCTCTGA
- a CDS encoding aldehyde dehydrogenase family protein: MTRAPQSLYIGGEWVEPAGGHYEVIDPADESVVGLAPEASLAQVEDAARAAAEAFGSWSRTKPEERAAILDRAADIMQREFEPWTALARAETGAPTGIARGMQVGVGVTRFRRYAKGALEPVERGLPPQVTEAGPMGRASILGALEVRQPVGVVTCITSYNNPWANPAGKVAPALAMGNTVVVKPAPQDPLSVFRMADALHEAGVPAGVVNVVGGQSVEVGEAAVDSPDVDMVSFTGSTAVGQRIAEVCGRSMKRQLMELGGKGAAIVLEDADLDAAVMGIGTTFSFYSGQICTAPTRVIVHRSVHDRLIEKLTGYLAFMKVGAPTEAGTVVGPVISAAHRDRVESYVELGKKEGARIAYGGERPVVGNGRGFYVAPTLLVDCTNDMRVVREEIFGPVVVVVAFDGDEEEAIRLANDSDFGLLSYVWSGDSARAFRVARRLRAGGVGVNTIGRNMEAPFGGFKRSGVGRDVGSYALHAYSEMQSIVWTG; encoded by the coding sequence ATGACCCGGGCACCGCAGTCGCTCTACATCGGCGGGGAGTGGGTGGAGCCCGCGGGCGGCCACTACGAGGTGATCGACCCGGCGGACGAGTCGGTGGTCGGGCTCGCCCCCGAGGCCTCGCTCGCCCAGGTCGAGGACGCGGCGCGCGCCGCCGCCGAGGCCTTCGGGAGCTGGTCCCGTACGAAGCCGGAGGAGCGCGCGGCGATCCTCGACCGCGCCGCGGACATCATGCAGCGGGAGTTCGAGCCGTGGACGGCGCTGGCCCGCGCCGAGACCGGCGCGCCGACCGGGATCGCGCGCGGCATGCAGGTCGGGGTGGGCGTCACCCGCTTCAGGCGGTACGCGAAGGGGGCCCTCGAACCGGTCGAGCGGGGACTGCCCCCGCAGGTCACCGAGGCCGGCCCGATGGGGCGGGCGAGCATCCTGGGCGCGCTGGAGGTGCGCCAGCCGGTCGGCGTGGTCACCTGCATCACCTCCTACAACAACCCGTGGGCCAATCCGGCGGGCAAGGTGGCCCCGGCCCTGGCCATGGGCAACACGGTCGTGGTGAAGCCGGCGCCGCAGGACCCGCTCTCGGTGTTCAGGATGGCGGACGCCCTGCACGAGGCCGGGGTGCCGGCGGGCGTGGTGAACGTCGTGGGCGGGCAGTCGGTGGAGGTCGGCGAGGCCGCGGTGGACTCCCCGGACGTGGACATGGTGTCCTTCACCGGTTCCACGGCCGTCGGGCAGCGCATCGCCGAGGTCTGCGGCCGGTCCATGAAACGGCAGTTGATGGAGCTGGGCGGCAAGGGCGCGGCGATCGTCCTCGAGGACGCGGACCTGGACGCGGCGGTGATGGGGATCGGCACGACCTTCTCCTTCTACTCCGGGCAGATCTGCACGGCCCCGACCCGGGTGATCGTCCACCGGTCGGTCCACGACCGGCTGATCGAGAAACTGACCGGCTACCTGGCCTTCATGAAGGTCGGCGCCCCGACGGAGGCCGGCACGGTCGTCGGCCCGGTGATCTCGGCGGCGCACCGCGACCGCGTGGAGTCGTACGTCGAGCTCGGGAAGAAGGAGGGCGCGCGGATCGCGTACGGCGGCGAGCGCCCGGTGGTCGGGAACGGCCGCGGCTTCTACGTGGCGCCGACCCTCCTCGTCGACTGCACGAACGACATGCGGGTGGTGCGCGAGGAGATCTTCGGCCCGGTGGTCGTGGTCGTGGCCTTCGACGGCGACGAGGAAGAGGCGATCCGGCTGGCAAACGACAGCGATTTCGGGCTGCTGAGCTACGTGTGGTCCGGGGACTCGGCGCGCGCGTTCCGCGTGGCGCGGCGGCTGCGGGCGGGCGGGGTCGGCGTGAACACCATCGGCCGCAACATGGAGGCGCCGTTCGGCGGCTTCAAGCGCAGCGGGGTCGGCCGCGACGTGGGCTCGTACGCACTGCACGCCTACAGCGAGATGCAGTCGATCGTCTGGACGGGCTGA
- a CDS encoding N-acyl-D-amino-acid deacylase family protein codes for MLDHLIKGATVVDGTGAPARVADVGIRDGRIAVTAAPGTITEEARTTEDATGLVLTPGFIDPHTHYDAQLFWDPYATPSMNHGVTTVAGGNCGFTLAPLHPDRPEDADYTRRMMSKVEGMALKALEEGVDWTWSTFGEYLDALEGRIAVNAGFMVGHCALRRHVMGEDAVGGQPTPEQMQQMLDLFHDAMNAGAWGLSTTQSSTHSDGSGAPVASRHARPAELLALSKAVAEHEGTQLEAIVAGCLDQFSDDEIDLFVEMSAAAGRPLNWNVLTIDASVPERVPRQLIPSERARKAGGRIVALTMPILTPMNMSLGTFCALNLIPGWGEILGLPVPERIARLRDAGVRAEMLRRADSKEAGVFRRLANFGRYVIGDTYSKENDGLSGRVVNDIAAERGQDPFHCLVEICANDDLRTVLWPMPTDNDPASWALRQETWQHEDVMLGGSDAGAHLDRMCGAPYTTRFLGDCLRGRKLVPLEQAVRMLTDDPARLFGLRERGRIAEGFHADLVLFDPERIEAGPATLVHDLPGDSPRLDARAIGIVSVRVNGVETIRDDEVTGAVPGIVLRSGRDTRTVSTR; via the coding sequence ATGCTCGACCACCTGATCAAGGGCGCGACCGTCGTGGACGGCACCGGCGCCCCCGCCCGCGTGGCAGACGTGGGGATACGCGACGGCCGGATCGCGGTGACAGCCGCACCCGGCACCATCACCGAAGAGGCCCGCACCACCGAGGACGCCACCGGCCTCGTCCTGACCCCGGGCTTCATCGACCCCCACACGCACTACGACGCACAGCTCTTCTGGGACCCGTACGCCACGCCCTCCATGAACCACGGCGTGACCACCGTCGCCGGCGGGAACTGCGGCTTCACCCTGGCCCCGCTCCACCCGGACCGCCCCGAGGACGCCGACTACACCCGCCGCATGATGAGCAAGGTCGAGGGCATGGCCCTCAAGGCCCTGGAGGAGGGCGTCGACTGGACCTGGTCCACCTTCGGCGAGTACCTCGACGCCCTGGAGGGCCGGATCGCCGTCAACGCCGGGTTCATGGTCGGCCACTGCGCCCTGCGCCGGCACGTGATGGGCGAGGACGCCGTCGGCGGCCAGCCCACCCCCGAGCAGATGCAGCAGATGCTCGACCTCTTCCACGACGCCATGAACGCCGGCGCCTGGGGCCTGTCCACCACCCAGTCCTCCACCCACTCCGACGGCTCCGGCGCCCCCGTGGCCTCCCGCCACGCCCGGCCCGCCGAGCTGCTGGCCCTGTCGAAGGCGGTCGCCGAACACGAGGGCACCCAGCTGGAAGCGATCGTCGCCGGCTGCCTCGACCAGTTCTCCGACGACGAGATCGACCTGTTCGTGGAGATGAGCGCCGCCGCCGGCAGGCCGCTCAACTGGAACGTCCTCACCATCGACGCCTCCGTCCCCGAGCGGGTCCCGCGCCAGCTGATCCCCAGCGAGCGCGCCCGCAAGGCCGGCGGCCGGATCGTCGCGCTGACGATGCCGATCCTCACCCCCATGAACATGTCGCTGGGGACCTTCTGCGCACTCAACCTCATCCCCGGCTGGGGCGAGATCCTCGGACTGCCCGTCCCCGAGCGGATCGCCAGGCTCCGCGACGCCGGCGTACGGGCCGAGATGCTGCGCCGCGCCGACAGCAAGGAGGCCGGCGTCTTCCGGCGCCTCGCCAACTTCGGGCGGTACGTCATCGGGGACACCTACAGCAAGGAGAACGACGGCCTCTCCGGCCGGGTCGTGAACGACATCGCAGCCGAGCGCGGTCAGGACCCCTTCCACTGCCTGGTGGAGATCTGCGCCAACGACGACCTGCGCACGGTGCTCTGGCCGATGCCCACCGACAACGATCCGGCGAGCTGGGCCCTGCGCCAGGAGACCTGGCAGCACGAGGACGTCATGCTCGGCGGCTCCGACGCCGGCGCGCACCTGGACCGGATGTGCGGCGCCCCGTACACGACCCGCTTCCTCGGCGACTGCCTGCGCGGCCGCAAGCTCGTCCCGCTGGAGCAGGCGGTACGGATGCTCACCGACGACCCGGCCCGCCTGTTCGGGCTGCGCGAACGCGGCCGCATCGCCGAGGGCTTCCACGCCGACCTGGTCCTCTTCGACCCGGAGCGGATCGAGGCGGGACCCGCGACCCTGGTCCACGACCTGCCCGGGGACAGCCCGCGGCTGGACGCGCGGGCCATCGGCATCGTCTCGGTACGGGTCAACGGCGTGGAGACCATCCGCGACGACGAGGTGACGGGGGCCGTTCCGGGCATCGTGCTCCGGTCGGGCCGGGACACGAGGACGGTGAGCACGCGATGA
- a CDS encoding ADP-ribosylglycohydrolase family protein produces the protein MATGLWGRVEQQDFRSRVRGTLLGSALGDALGAPAAGLTLGALREAHGPDGLTAPASALGRRGRVTAATQLTLFTVDGLIRAHVRRDTGAWHPPTDLHHAYLRWAATQHDWGPDERRKDNGWLAQEEWLYARRAPHRACLTGFADDVIGTLDQPKNPTARDAAAATRSAPFGLLVGWEPSLVLQLSVECAAQSHGHPTAGLSAGAVAVIVHGLIRGDSLDSAVQRALGLLGARPGHQPVTDALQRALAAVTHGVPGPEAVEALSSDGGDEPDGPEDAAATLAVAVYCALVAEDVPQGLRLAVNHGGDSIAAGALCGALLGALHGETALPAAWLAELEGRAALLEISDDFALELTQGPTLHNPTASSPGWLARYPRG, from the coding sequence ATCGCCACCGGCCTCTGGGGGCGCGTCGAGCAGCAGGACTTCCGCAGTCGTGTCCGCGGCACGCTCCTCGGTTCCGCCCTCGGCGACGCCCTCGGCGCGCCCGCCGCCGGCCTCACCCTCGGCGCCCTGCGCGAAGCCCACGGCCCGGACGGCCTGACCGCACCGGCCTCCGCCCTCGGACGCCGCGGCCGGGTCACCGCCGCCACCCAGCTCACCCTCTTCACCGTGGACGGGCTGATACGGGCCCACGTACGCCGCGACACCGGCGCCTGGCACCCGCCCACCGACCTCCACCACGCGTACCTGCGCTGGGCGGCCACCCAGCACGACTGGGGCCCCGACGAGCGCCGCAAGGACAACGGCTGGCTCGCGCAGGAGGAATGGCTCTACGCCCGCCGCGCCCCGCACCGCGCCTGCCTGACGGGTTTCGCCGACGACGTCATCGGCACCCTCGACCAGCCGAAGAACCCCACCGCCCGGGACGCGGCCGCCGCCACCCGCTCGGCTCCCTTCGGGCTGCTGGTCGGCTGGGAGCCGTCCCTCGTCCTCCAGCTGTCCGTCGAGTGCGCCGCGCAGAGCCACGGCCACCCCACCGCCGGGCTTTCCGCCGGAGCCGTCGCCGTCATCGTCCACGGCCTGATCCGGGGCGATTCCCTCGACTCCGCCGTCCAGCGCGCGCTGGGCCTGCTGGGCGCCCGGCCCGGCCACCAGCCCGTCACGGACGCCCTGCAGCGCGCCCTGGCCGCGGTCACCCACGGCGTCCCCGGGCCCGAGGCCGTCGAAGCCCTCTCGTCCGACGGCGGCGACGAGCCCGACGGGCCCGAGGACGCCGCCGCCACCCTCGCCGTCGCCGTGTACTGCGCCCTCGTCGCCGAGGACGTCCCGCAGGGCCTGCGCCTCGCCGTCAACCACGGCGGCGACTCCATCGCCGCCGGCGCCCTGTGCGGGGCCCTGCTCGGCGCCCTGCACGGCGAGACGGCCCTCCCGGCCGCCTGGCTCGCCGAGCTCGAAGGCCGGGCCGCCCTGCTGGAGATCTCCGACGACTTCGCCCTGGAGCTGACGCAGGGGCCGACCCTGCACAATCCGACGGCCTCCTCCCCGGGCTGGCTGGCCCGCTACCCGCGCGGCTGA
- a CDS encoding tyrosine-protein phosphatase encodes MKKALLAATVVASALTASLVAAPLASASGRDGSDGRDGRDRSAVPFTEATVTAGADGSFTLRWKARGTDRVEIRANGKVVAKGGAQGRAVVTGLPAADRQWFDFTPQRGQGLRLADRLIRLDGTANFRDAGGYRTSTGQWVRMGEVYRSDALDKLTENDLAKLQRLRIKTVFDLRMEDERTKDADKVPAGATYVVADVFAGSGSFRAMPRTPDEAVKAMVDAERAMVSGAGGKKAYTQVFEGIERDRSRSVLFHCTAGKDRTGWANAALLTALGVPRATVEADYLASNDYRKAANDAILAHLPAQQAAVYKPMLDVRPEYLNAGYDEVKATYGSFDRYLEDGLGIDSRELKQLKKDLLVG; translated from the coding sequence ATGAAGAAGGCCCTCCTCGCCGCGACCGTCGTCGCCTCCGCGCTCACCGCTTCCCTCGTCGCCGCCCCGCTCGCCTCGGCCTCCGGCCGCGACGGCAGCGACGGCCGCGACGGCCGCGACCGTTCCGCCGTCCCGTTCACCGAAGCCACCGTCACCGCCGGAGCCGACGGCTCCTTCACCCTCCGGTGGAAGGCCCGCGGCACCGACCGGGTCGAGATCCGGGCGAACGGCAAGGTCGTCGCCAAGGGCGGGGCCCAGGGCCGGGCCGTGGTCACGGGTCTGCCCGCCGCCGACCGCCAGTGGTTCGACTTCACGCCGCAGCGCGGCCAGGGCCTGCGCCTCGCCGACCGGCTGATCAGGCTCGACGGCACCGCCAACTTCCGCGACGCCGGCGGCTACCGCACCAGCACCGGCCAGTGGGTCAGGATGGGCGAGGTCTACCGCTCCGACGCCCTCGACAAGCTGACCGAGAACGACCTGGCCAAGCTCCAGCGCCTGCGCATCAAGACGGTCTTCGACCTCCGCATGGAGGACGAGCGCACCAAGGACGCCGACAAGGTCCCCGCAGGCGCCACATACGTCGTCGCCGACGTCTTCGCCGGATCCGGTTCCTTCCGGGCCATGCCCCGCACCCCCGACGAGGCCGTCAAGGCCATGGTCGACGCCGAGCGGGCGATGGTCTCCGGCGCCGGCGGCAAGAAGGCGTACACCCAGGTCTTCGAAGGCATCGAGCGCGACCGCAGCCGCTCCGTCCTCTTCCACTGCACCGCCGGCAAGGACCGCACCGGCTGGGCCAATGCCGCCCTGCTCACCGCCCTCGGTGTGCCGCGCGCGACCGTCGAGGCCGACTACCTGGCCAGCAACGACTACCGCAAGGCCGCCAACGACGCGATCCTCGCCCACCTGCCCGCCCAGCAGGCCGCCGTCTACAAGCCGATGCTCGACGTGCGCCCCGAGTACCTCAATGCGGGATACGACGAGGTCAAGGCCACGTACGGCTCCTTCGACCGCTACCTCGAGGACGGGCTGGGCATCGACTCCCGCGAGCTGAAGCAGCTCAAGAAGGACCTGCTCGTCGGCTGA
- a CDS encoding APC family permease, protein MTQLDVRPQAGDTVSGVAEGDVRGKGLGKGSVGLVGSAVIGISTVAPVYCLTSTLGSTAGEVGMQMPAIFLAGFLPMLLVAFAYRELNKAMPDCGTSFTWTVKAFGPRIGWMCGWGLVIATIIVLSNLAGVATSYFWLLAGEITNNPSIAALDDNKLVHITTCLTLIAVATAISYRGMTATKGVQYALVGLQLVVLAIFVAMAFQKASAGTFDTGLDFSWSWMNPFAVESMAAFTAGLSLSIFMYWGWDACLATNEETTGSTKTPGRASLIAMIVLVGSYLATGVAAQMAVGSGGEGLGLANEETSDNVFAALAGPVMGPVLGILLFVAVLASAAASLQTTFIPVARTVLAMSTYEALPPSYAKVHPRFKTPGRATVMAGAATGVFYTVMTLVSENVLTDTIFALGLMICFYYSLTAFACAWYFRGELRRSSRDLFFKGVFPVLGGLLLASVFFKTLYDMLDPAYGSGSTVLGVGSVFIIGVGLLALGLVIMFVTERRSPAFFRGQVLTKSTPALVVED, encoded by the coding sequence ATGACTCAGCTGGACGTTCGGCCTCAGGCCGGAGACACGGTAAGCGGCGTCGCCGAGGGCGACGTTCGCGGCAAGGGCCTCGGCAAGGGGTCCGTCGGACTGGTCGGAAGCGCCGTCATCGGCATCTCCACCGTCGCCCCCGTCTACTGCCTGACCTCGACCCTCGGCTCCACCGCCGGTGAGGTCGGCATGCAGATGCCCGCGATCTTCCTCGCCGGCTTCCTCCCGATGCTCCTGGTCGCCTTCGCCTACCGCGAGCTCAACAAGGCCATGCCGGACTGCGGCACCTCCTTCACCTGGACCGTCAAGGCCTTCGGCCCGCGGATCGGCTGGATGTGCGGCTGGGGCCTGGTGATCGCCACGATCATCGTGCTCTCCAACCTCGCCGGCGTCGCCACCTCGTACTTCTGGCTGCTGGCCGGCGAGATCACGAACAACCCGTCGATCGCCGCCCTGGACGACAACAAGCTCGTCCACATCACCACCTGCCTCACCCTGATCGCCGTCGCGACCGCCATCAGCTACCGCGGCATGACCGCCACCAAGGGCGTCCAGTACGCCCTGGTCGGCCTCCAGCTCGTCGTGCTCGCCATCTTCGTCGCCATGGCCTTCCAGAAGGCCTCCGCCGGCACCTTCGACACCGGCCTGGACTTCTCCTGGTCCTGGATGAACCCCTTCGCAGTCGAGTCCATGGCGGCCTTCACCGCCGGACTCTCGCTCTCGATCTTCATGTACTGGGGCTGGGACGCGTGCCTGGCCACCAACGAGGAGACCACCGGCTCCACGAAGACCCCGGGCCGCGCCTCGCTCATCGCGATGATCGTCCTGGTCGGCTCCTACCTGGCCACCGGCGTCGCCGCCCAGATGGCCGTCGGCTCCGGCGGCGAAGGCCTGGGCCTCGCCAACGAGGAGACCTCCGACAACGTCTTCGCGGCCCTCGCCGGCCCGGTCATGGGCCCGGTCCTCGGCATCCTGCTCTTCGTGGCCGTCCTGGCCTCCGCCGCGGCCTCCCTGCAGACCACCTTCATCCCGGTGGCCCGCACGGTCCTCGCCATGTCGACGTACGAGGCCCTGCCGCCCTCCTACGCCAAGGTCCACCCCCGCTTCAAGACCCCGGGCCGCGCCACCGTCATGGCGGGCGCCGCGACCGGCGTCTTCTACACGGTGATGACCCTGGTCAGCGAGAACGTCCTGACCGACACGATCTTCGCGCTCGGCCTGATGATCTGCTTCTACTACTCGCTGACCGCCTTCGCCTGCGCCTGGTACTTCCGCGGCGAACTGCGCCGCTCCTCGCGCGACCTCTTCTTCAAGGGCGTCTTCCCGGTCCTGGGCGGACTGCTGCTGGCCTCGGTCTTCTTCAAGACCCTCTACGACATGCTGGACCCGGCCTACGGCTCCGGCTCCACCGTCCTCGGCGTCGGCAGCGTCTTCATCATCGGCGTCGGCCTGCTGGCCCTCGGCCTGGTGATCATGTTCGTCACCGAGCGCCGCAGCCCCGCCTTCTTCCGCGGCCAGGTCCTGACGAAGTCCACCCCGGCCCTGGTGGTCGAGGACTGA
- a CDS encoding DNA alkylation repair protein translates to MPTADELLSAETVTTLARLLARAGGRRSSPALRARADALDGLSYSERVTAVRDAVLDDLPAEWHAFEAVVRTALAGRGFEGWMTFPVNEAVAVRGLEVFEPGLDLLHDLTSRLTAEAAVRPFLRADPARALAVVQKWTTDPDPHVRRLASEGTRPRLPWAAQLPAFVADPRPALPVLDALYRDRSDYVRRSVSNHLNDISRDHPDLAVETAARWLAAPEATTDRVVRHGLRTLIKAGRPEALTLLGHSPDVPVSVSGPVVATPEVAVGEYLVFDWAVTNTGPLPAELVVDYVVHHVKAGGTRTPKVFKLVTRALAPGATLTGTKRHSFKPITTRRYHSGEHLVQLQINGRVRGETAFSLDAS, encoded by the coding sequence ATGCCCACGGCCGATGAGCTCCTCAGCGCGGAAACCGTCACCACCCTCGCCCGATTGCTCGCCCGTGCGGGCGGCCGCCGGTCCTCGCCCGCGCTGCGCGCCCGCGCCGACGCCCTCGACGGACTGAGCTACAGCGAGCGCGTCACCGCCGTCCGCGACGCCGTGCTCGACGACCTCCCCGCCGAATGGCACGCCTTCGAGGCCGTCGTACGGACCGCCCTCGCCGGGCGCGGCTTCGAGGGGTGGATGACCTTCCCCGTCAACGAGGCCGTCGCCGTCCGCGGGCTGGAGGTGTTCGAGCCCGGTCTGGACCTGCTGCACGACCTCACCTCCCGGCTGACCGCCGAGGCCGCCGTACGGCCCTTCCTGCGCGCCGACCCGGCCCGCGCCCTGGCCGTCGTACAGAAGTGGACCACCGACCCCGACCCGCACGTGCGCCGCCTCGCCAGCGAGGGCACCCGGCCCCGGCTGCCGTGGGCCGCGCAGCTGCCCGCCTTCGTCGCCGACCCGCGGCCCGCCCTGCCCGTGCTGGACGCGCTCTACCGCGACCGGTCCGACTACGTCCGCCGGTCCGTCTCCAACCACCTCAACGACATCAGCCGCGACCACCCCGACCTCGCCGTCGAGACCGCGGCCCGCTGGCTGGCCGCGCCCGAGGCGACGACGGACCGCGTCGTGCGGCACGGCCTGCGCACCCTGATCAAGGCCGGCCGGCCCGAGGCGCTGACCCTGCTCGGGCACTCCCCCGACGTGCCGGTCAGCGTGAGCGGCCCGGTCGTGGCCACTCCGGAGGTCGCCGTCGGCGAGTACCTCGTCTTCGACTGGGCGGTCACCAACACCGGGCCGCTGCCGGCGGAGCTGGTCGTCGACTACGTCGTCCACCACGTGAAGGCGGGCGGCACCCGCACCCCGAAGGTGTTCAAGCTCGTCACCCGCGCGCTGGCCCCCGGCGCAACCCTCACCGGCACCAAGCGCCACTCCTTCAAGCCGATCACCACCCGCCGCTACCACTCCGGCGAGCACCTGGTGCAGCTCCAGATCAACGGGCGGGTCCGCGGCGAGACCGCTTTTTCGCTGGACGCGTCCTGA
- a CDS encoding bestrophin-like domain: MILWLLNHLSTFVIAVFLVGGLTGLSVAGSVAARRRFPHLADGDHNEMVGVALGMFGAIYGIILAFVVVTLWTQLENTQNIVATEATDLALVVRSADAFPPADRDRVQRAVGAYAHAVVEVQWPLMREGRPSYDATGPQTHALYQALQAYEPQGARAETFYAEAVTRLNDVAAQRRARITMAQTSLPILLQVLVYGGALVIVPLTFLFGLRSLKMQLLFVSAVAGLIGFSLLLVVALDRPFAGDLSVTPAPYKEAALAQFWAAG; encoded by the coding sequence ATGATCCTCTGGCTGCTCAACCACCTCAGCACCTTCGTCATCGCCGTCTTCCTGGTCGGCGGCCTCACCGGCCTCTCCGTGGCCGGGAGCGTGGCCGCCCGCCGCCGCTTCCCGCACCTGGCCGACGGCGATCACAACGAGATGGTCGGGGTCGCGCTCGGCATGTTCGGCGCGATCTACGGCATCATCCTCGCCTTCGTCGTCGTCACCCTGTGGACGCAGCTGGAGAACACCCAGAACATCGTCGCCACCGAGGCCACCGACCTGGCCCTCGTCGTCCGCAGCGCCGACGCCTTCCCGCCGGCCGACCGCGACCGGGTGCAGCGGGCCGTCGGCGCGTACGCGCACGCCGTCGTCGAGGTGCAGTGGCCGCTGATGCGCGAGGGACGGCCGAGCTACGACGCCACCGGCCCGCAGACCCACGCCCTGTACCAGGCGCTCCAGGCCTACGAGCCGCAGGGCGCCCGCGCCGAGACCTTCTACGCCGAGGCGGTCACCCGCCTCAACGACGTCGCCGCGCAGCGCCGGGCCCGCATCACGATGGCCCAGACCTCGCTGCCGATCCTGCTCCAGGTGCTGGTGTACGGGGGCGCGCTCGTGATCGTCCCGCTCACCTTCCTGTTCGGGCTGCGCAGCCTGAAGATGCAGCTGCTCTTCGTATCGGCGGTGGCCGGGCTGATCGGCTTCAGCCTGCTCCTGGTGGTTGCGCTGGACCGGCCCTTCGCGGGGGACCTGAGCGTGACCCCGGCGCCGTACAAGGAAGCGGCCCTGGCGCAGTTCTGGGCCGCCGGCTGA